A part of Hippopotamus amphibius kiboko isolate mHipAmp2 chromosome 16, mHipAmp2.hap2, whole genome shotgun sequence genomic DNA contains:
- the NUP62 gene encoding nuclear pore glycoprotein p62, with protein sequence MSGFSFGGSGAPTGGFTFGPTKTATTTAATRFSFSTSGTGGFNFGTPSQPAASTPSTGLFSLTTQAPATQTPGFSFGTTTPAAGATGFSLGINTPKLSFSGTATTPATTQPGGFGLGGSTLTNAISGTVTSTQTSAPTGFVFGSTTTSAAPSTTPGGFSFTGGSTSQTGTSSFNIGPMGSSAQPTALTGLPFTPATLAASGVGATQPAAPTPAAPTTSAGPSLFASLATAPTSSAAATTGLSLCAPATTAGIPGAGTLGFSLKAPGAASTTSTATTTTATTTTTTTTGFSLNIKPLAPAGIPSNTAASGTALAGPSAAAGGSASPAMTYAQLESLINKWSLELEDQERHFLQQATQVNAWDRTLIENGEKITTLHREVEKVKLDQKRLDQELDFILSQQKELEDLLSPLEESVKEQSGTVYLQHADEEREKTYKLAENIDAQLKRMAQDLKDIIEHLNTSGGPADTSDPLQQICKILNAHMDSLQWIDQNSALLQRKVEEVTRVCEGRRKEQERGFRITFD encoded by the coding sequence ATGAGCGGGTTTAGTTTTGGAGGCAGTGGGGCCCCCACAGGTGGGTTCACCTTTGGTCCTACAAAGACGGCAACAACCACGGCTGCTACAAGGTTTTCTTTCTCCACATCTGGCACTGGCGGGTTTAATTTTGGGACTCCCTCCCAGCCAGCCGCAAGCACCCCTTCCACCGGCCTCTTCTCGCTCACCACTCAGGCTCCAGCAACACAGACCCCGGGATTCAGTTTTGGAACCACAACTCCTGCGGCAGGAGCAACCGGATTTTCCTTAGGGATCAACACCCCAAAGCTGAGCTTCAGCGGCACGGCCACCACCCCGGCCACGACGCAGCCCGGCGGCTTTGGGCTCGGCGGCAGCACCCTCACCAATGCCATCTCGGGCACTGTCACGTCCACCCAGACCTCAGCGCCCACCGGCTTTGTTTTTGGCTCCACCACCACGTCTGCGGCTCCGTCCACCACGCCTGGAGGCTTCTCGTTCACAGGTGGAAGCACGTCCCAGACTGGGACCTCCAGCTTCAATATCGGCCCCATGGGGAGTTCGGCCCAGCCCACGGCCCTCACCGGGCTGCCCTTCACTCCGGCCACCCTGGCGGCCTCCGGAGTGGGGGCCACACAGCCGGCTGCTCCCACACCCGCTGCTCCCACCACCAGTGCTGGGCCCTCGCTCTTTGCCTCATTGGCAACCGCTCCAACCTCatccgccgccgccaccaccggGCTCTCCCTTTGTGCCCCAGCGACCACAGCAGGGATACCTGGAGCGGGAACGCTGGGCTTCAGCCTGAAGGCCCCCGGAGCAGCTTCCACCACCTCCACGGCGAcgaccaccactgccaccaccaccaccaccaccaccaccggcTTCTCCTTGAATATAAAACCGCTGGCTCCAGCTGGGATCCCCAGCAACACAGCGGCCTCCGGGACCGCCCTGGCCGGCCCCAGTGCAGCTGCCGGGGGCTCCGCCAGCCCCGCGATGACCTACGCCCAGCTGGAGAGTCTGATCAACAAGTGGAGCCTGGAGCTGGAGGACCAGGAGCGGCACTTCCTGCAGCAGGCCACGCAGGTCAACGCCTGGGACCGCACGCTGATCGAGAACGGGGAGAAGATCACCACCCTCCACCGCGAGGTCGAGAAGGTGAAGCTGGACCAGAAGAGGCTGGACCAGGAGCTCGACTTCATCCTGTCTCAGCAGAAGGAGCTGGAGGATCTGCTGAGCCCACTGGAGGAGTCAGTCAAGGAGCAGAGTGGGACGGTGTACCTGCAGCACGCCGACGAGGAGCGCGAGAAGACCTACAAGCTGGCCGAGAACATCGACGCACAGCTGAAGCGCATGGCCCAGGACCTCAAGGACATCATCGAGCACCTGAACACGTCAGGGGGGCCCGCCGACACCAGCGACCCGCTTCAGCAGATCTGCAAGATCCTCAACGCACACATGGACTCGCTGCAGTGGATCGACCAGAACTCGGCCCTGCTGCAGAGGAAGGTGGAGGAGGTGACCAGGGTGTGCGAGGGCCGGCGTAAGGAGCAGGAGCGCGGCTTCCGCATCACCTTCGACTGA
- the ATF5 gene encoding cyclic AMP-dependent transcription factor ATF-5 — translation MSLLATLGLELDRTLLPASGLGWLIDYGKLPLAPAPLGPYEVLGGALEGGLPGGGEPLAGDGFSDWMTERVDFTALLPLEPPLPSGALPPPSPPPPDLEAMASLLKKELEQMEDFFLDAPLLPPSSPPPPQPPPPPPPPPPPPPPAPAPSLPLPLPLPTFDLPQSPALDTLDLLAIYCRSEAGQGDSGLAPLPPPQQPPPAPPQPSRPAPYPNPNATRGDRKQKKRDQNKSAALRYRQRKRAEGEALEGECQGLEARNRELRERAESVEREIQYVKDLLIEVYKARSQRTRNS, via the exons ATGTCACTTCTGGCGaccctggggctggagctggacaGGACCCTGCTCCCAGCTAGCGGGCTGGGCTGGCTCATAGACTATGGGAAACTccccctggcccctgccccccTGGGCCCCTATGAGGTCCTTGGGGGAGCCCTGGAGGGCGGGCTTCCAGGGGGAGGAGAGCCCCTGGCAG GTGACGGCTTCTCTGACTGGATGACTGAGCGGGTCGACTTTACAGccctcctccctctggagccCCCCTTGCCCTCAggtgccctccccccaccttccccacccccacctgaccTGGAAGCTATGGCCTCCCTcctcaagaaggagctggagcaGATGGAAGACTTCTTCCTTGATGCCCCACTCCTCCCAccatcctccccacctccaccgcagccgccgccaccaccaccaccaccaccaccaccaccgccaccggCACcagcaccctccctccctctccccctccccctgcccaccttTGACCTCCCCCAGTCCCCTGCCCTGGACACCCTCGACTTGCTGGCCATCTACTGCCGCAGTGAGGCCGGGCAGGGGGACTCGGGATTggcgcccctgcccccaccccagcaacctcctcctgctccccctcaaccctcccgccccgccccctacCCCAATCCCAACGCCACCCGAGGGGACCGCAAGCAAAAGAAGAGAGACCAGAACAAGTCAGCAGCTCTGAGGTACCGCCAGAGGAAGCGTGCAGAGGGCGAGGCCCTGGAGGGCGAGTGCCAGGGTCTGGAGGCACGGAACCGGGAGCTGAGGGAGAGGGCTGAGTCGGTGGAGCGGGAGATCCAGTACGTCAAGGATCTGCTCATCGAAGTGTACAAGGCTCGAAGCCAGAGAACCCGGAACAGCTAG